Proteins encoded in a region of the Peromyscus maniculatus bairdii isolate BWxNUB_F1_BW_parent chromosome 15, HU_Pman_BW_mat_3.1, whole genome shotgun sequence genome:
- the Cox7c gene encoding cytochrome c oxidase subunit 7C, mitochondrial — protein MLGQSVRRFTTSVVRRSHYEEGPGKNLPFSVENKWRLLAMMTVYFGSGFAAPFFIVRHQLLKK, from the exons ATGTTGGGCCAGAGTGTGCGGAGGTTCACCACGTCCGTGGTCCGCCGCAGCCACTATGAGGAAGGCCCGGGGAAG AATTTACCATTTTCGGTGGAAAACAAGTGGCGGTTACTGGCTATGATGACCGTGTACTTTGGATCTGGATTTGCCGCTCCTTTCTTTATTGTAAGGCACCAGCTACTTAAAAAATAA